GGTGAACGCGCTCAGTCGACCTTTGCTGGAGCTGGATGTACAGGTGGAAGAACAACTGGCGCAACTGGCGATGGCTGTCGCTCGTCAGGTGGTGCGCCGCGAAATCAAGGCCGATCCCAACCAGATCATCGGCGTGGTTCGCAAGACTGTGAATGTGCTGCCTATTTCGGCGCGTAACGTCCGCGTTTATCTGCATCCCGAAGATGCCGCCATTGTGCGCGAAGGCATGGCCCTGGAGGGCGCGGGCAATGGCGATGAGCGTCGTTGGATCGTGGTCGAGGATCCTGCCTTGACGCCCGGCGGCTGCAACATCGAAACCGAGCAATCGCGAATTGATGCGACGGTGGAGGCGCGTTTGGCGGCGGTCATTGCCCAGGTCATGGGTGGTGAGCGTAACGAGGACAAAGCCGAGCCCGCCGCCGAGCCTGAGGGCGGCGTGGAGTCCGCATGAGCGAGCAGGAAAGCGCCAATCGCAGTTCGATCTGGCAACGCCGGCTGCAAATGTACATCGACCGCGCCAAGGAAGCTCCCGTAACCTCGGTCGAAGGCAAACTGGTGCAAATGGTCGGCTTGACCATGGAGGCAACCGGTTGCCAGGCACCCATCGGCGCCCGCTGCCGGGTGGTTGGCCAGGACGAAACCGAGGTTGAGGCCGAGGTGGTGGGGTTTGGTGCCGACAAACTGTACCTGATGCCCACCGGAGATCTGCGCGGGATTTTGCCCAACGCACGGGTTATCCCTACCGGACGGGTCTACGAAGCGCCGGTGGGCGATGCCCTGCTGGGGCGGGTGCTGGATGGTGCCGGCAAACCGCTGGACGGCAAAGGCCCGATCATTACCCTGGAACGCCGACCCATTTACGGCAAAACCATTAATCCCCTGTCACGCAAACCCATTTCCGAACCGCTGGACGTGGGCGTGCGATCCATCAACGCCTTGCTCACGGTGGGACGGGGCCAGCGTATGGGCCTGTTCGCCGGTTCCGGCGTGGGCAAGAGCGTGTTGCTGGGCATGATGACCAAGTTCACCGAAGCCGATGTGATCGTGGTCGGTCTGATCGGCGAGCGGGGACGTGAGGTCAAAGAATTTATCCAGAACATCCTCGGTGAAGAGGGTTTATCGCGTTCGGTGGTAGTAGCGGCGCCCGCAGACAGTCCCCCTTTGCTCCGTCTGCATGGTGCTGCTCTTACCACAACTATTGCGGAATATTTCCGCGACCAGGGCAATAATGTGCTGCTGCTGATGGATTCGCTGACTCGCTATGCCCAGGCGCAGCGCGAGATCGCCCTGGCGATTGGCGAGCCGCCGGCGACGCGCGGTTATCCGCCGTCGGTATTTGCCAAATTGCCCCAATTGGTGGAACGCGCCGGTAATGGCGATGAGGGCAAGGGGTCAATTACTGCGTTTTACACCGTACTGGCTGAAGGTGATGATCAACAGGATCCAATTGCCGATGCCGCCCGGGCGATTTTGGACGGCCACGTGGTTTTAACTCGCCGTCTGGCCGAGGCTGGCCACTATCCGGCGATTGATATCGAAGCCTCCATCAGTCGTGTCATGGCAGAAATCACCAGTCAGGATCACCAGGCCTGTGCCCGGCGTTTTAAGCAGATTTATTCCACGTACCAGCAAAATCAGGATTTGATCAATGTCGGTGCCTATGCCCGTGGCAGTGATCCGCGCATTGACGAAGCCATCGCCATGCATCCGCAATTGATGATGTTTTTGCAACAAAGCATGCATGACGCGTTCGACTACCCCAGCAGCTTGCAGGTGCTGCTCGGTTTTATGCAGCAACAACAGCCGCAGAAAAAAGCCCAACCGGCTCCCGCCAAAGGCTGATAAGCGATGAAACGCTCCAAGCGCCTGGAACAAATCAGCAAAATCACCAAAACCCAGGAAGATGATATGGCCAAGGCGCTGGCCGAATGTCAGCGACGTTTTCAGGCACACCAAAAACAACTGGACGACCTGCAGCTATATTTTCAGCAGTACAGTGCGCAGATTGTGCAGGAGAGCAGTGGCGGGCTAAACATCAGCCGCTACCAAAACATGCAGGCGTTTTTGGGCAATCTCACCAAAGCCATCGAGCAACAAAAACGCGTGGTTGAGCAGGTGCGGCGGGAGTACGAGCACAAACGCAAACTGTGGATGAACAAGCACAATCGCAACAAGGCCATTGACGCGGTTTCCCAGCATCATCGGCAACAGGAAGACGCGCAGGACGAAAAGAAGCTGCAAAGGGATATTGACGACCGCTCCTCCCGGCAACGAGGCGGCAAAGACTAGCCGGAGCCAGCCAATAAATATGGCTTATCAAGATTCTTATCTGCAAATTCAATAGGTTACAGAGTGGTTTTGGTGTGGCACAGGCATTGCTGATTACTCAGCAATAGTTTACCGAACTGGAGCTCATGTGCATGGCCAATGCCTCTGTCAACAATCTTCATTATTCCGCCTTGTCCGGCGCCATCAAAAAAGGTCTGGGTCATTCCAAAGCGAGCGGTATGGATGGCAGTTTCAACCAGCTGTTTGATCAGGCCAGACAGGACATCAAGCCCACCAATGATCCGGTGCCCGCGTCATCGCGCAGCAAGCCGGTGCGTGTAACGCAGGATCGTCCTGCGGCGGAATCGTCGCGCAGCAATAACGAAGCCCAGGCAAGCGCATCCACGCGAGATGACAAG
This window of the Gammaproteobacteria bacterium genome carries:
- the fliH gene encoding flagellar assembly protein FliH, whose translation is MRKSKVHPKDSVDFKVWEFNFIGDEAEVAADDIAAAIPTADELAQLHEQARQEGAEQGFQQGLQQGMEQGHAQGLEQGYQEGLQKGLQDGLSQGQEHVQALAERWESLVNALSRPLLELDVQVEEQLAQLAMAVARQVVRREIKADPNQIIGVVRKTVNVLPISARNVRVYLHPEDAAIVREGMALEGAGNGDERRWIVVEDPALTPGGCNIETEQSRIDATVEARLAAVIAQVMGGERNEDKAEPAAEPEGGVESA
- the fliI gene encoding flagellar protein export ATPase FliI, coding for MYIDRAKEAPVTSVEGKLVQMVGLTMEATGCQAPIGARCRVVGQDETEVEAEVVGFGADKLYLMPTGDLRGILPNARVIPTGRVYEAPVGDALLGRVLDGAGKPLDGKGPIITLERRPIYGKTINPLSRKPISEPLDVGVRSINALLTVGRGQRMGLFAGSGVGKSVLLGMMTKFTEADVIVVGLIGERGREVKEFIQNILGEEGLSRSVVVAAPADSPPLLRLHGAALTTTIAEYFRDQGNNVLLLMDSLTRYAQAQREIALAIGEPPATRGYPPSVFAKLPQLVERAGNGDEGKGSITAFYTVLAEGDDQQDPIADAARAILDGHVVLTRRLAEAGHYPAIDIEASISRVMAEITSQDHQACARRFKQIYSTYQQNQDLINVGAYARGSDPRIDEAIAMHPQLMMFLQQSMHDAFDYPSSLQVLLGFMQQQQPQKKAQPAPAKG
- the fliJ gene encoding flagellar export protein FliJ produces the protein MKRSKRLEQISKITKTQEDDMAKALAECQRRFQAHQKQLDDLQLYFQQYSAQIVQESSGGLNISRYQNMQAFLGNLTKAIEQQKRVVEQVRREYEHKRKLWMNKHNRNKAIDAVSQHHRQQEDAQDEKKLQRDIDDRSSRQRGGKD